In a single window of the Terriglobus roseus genome:
- the kdpB gene encoding potassium-transporting ATPase subunit KdpB: MATQKKSLFDRAIVRRAAVDALVKLHPRGMMKNPVMFVVEIGSVLTTILLIHNVATHTGHFRFDVQITLWLWFTVLFANFAEAMAEGRGKAQADALRLAKSETTAYRVNKSGEVEEIPSSQLRLNDVVRVVAGQMVPGDGEVIQGVASVDESAITGESAPVIREAGGDRSAVTGGTRVLSDVIQVRITSNPGETFLDRMIALVEGAERQKTPNEIALNILLAGLTIIFLLAVVTLQPFAQYSGAPQTVFVLISLLVCLIPTTIGGLLSAIGIAGMDRLVQHNVLATSGRAVEAAGDVNTLLLDKTGTITIGNRQASEFIPAPGVSAEQLADAAQLSSLPDETPEGRSIVVLAKEKYGLRGRELGQMNAEFVPFSATTRMSGIEVDGRSIRKGAVDAIARYLQEHGSAMHDEVRSAVEQVANSGGTPLVVAENGRVLGVIHLKDVVKGGMKERFEQLRAMGIRTVMITGDNPLTAAAIAREAGVDDFLAEAKPKDKMDLIKREQSEGKLVAMTGDGTNDAPALAQADVGVAMNSGTQAAKEAGNMVDLDSNPTKLIEIVAIGKQLLMTRGALTTFSIANDVAKYFAIIPAMFAGVFPVLNALNIMHLHNSESAVLSAIIFNALIIVGLIPLALRGVSYRPLSAAALLQRNLLVYGVGGIVVPFIGIKLIDMLVTAMHLA, from the coding sequence ATGGCGACTCAAAAGAAATCCTTATTTGATCGGGCGATTGTAAGACGGGCTGCCGTCGATGCCCTGGTGAAGCTGCATCCCCGCGGCATGATGAAGAATCCCGTCATGTTCGTTGTGGAGATCGGCAGTGTGCTCACCACGATTCTGCTCATTCATAACGTTGCAACGCACACCGGCCACTTCCGTTTCGACGTGCAGATCACGCTCTGGCTCTGGTTTACAGTGTTGTTTGCGAACTTCGCGGAAGCAATGGCGGAGGGCCGAGGTAAGGCCCAGGCGGATGCATTGCGCCTCGCCAAGTCAGAGACGACGGCTTACCGCGTGAACAAGAGCGGCGAAGTGGAGGAGATCCCAAGTTCGCAGCTTCGCCTCAACGACGTCGTTCGCGTGGTTGCCGGGCAGATGGTTCCCGGGGATGGTGAAGTCATTCAGGGTGTTGCGTCCGTAGACGAATCCGCCATCACGGGGGAGTCGGCTCCGGTCATCCGTGAGGCTGGCGGTGATCGCTCGGCTGTCACGGGCGGAACACGCGTGCTCAGCGATGTCATCCAGGTGCGCATTACGTCAAACCCAGGCGAGACGTTCCTCGATCGCATGATTGCACTGGTCGAAGGCGCCGAGCGGCAGAAGACTCCTAACGAGATCGCTCTCAATATCCTGCTCGCAGGACTGACGATCATCTTCCTGCTGGCCGTCGTTACACTCCAGCCATTCGCGCAGTACTCCGGTGCACCTCAGACAGTCTTTGTACTGATCTCGTTGCTCGTGTGCCTCATCCCGACTACGATTGGCGGACTCCTTTCAGCCATTGGTATCGCGGGAATGGATCGCCTGGTGCAGCACAACGTACTTGCCACATCCGGCCGTGCAGTGGAGGCAGCCGGTGACGTCAACACACTGTTGCTCGACAAGACGGGAACCATCACCATTGGAAATCGCCAGGCATCGGAGTTCATCCCTGCACCCGGAGTCTCCGCCGAACAACTGGCCGACGCGGCACAGCTCTCATCCCTGCCGGATGAGACGCCGGAAGGCCGCTCCATCGTGGTGCTCGCAAAGGAGAAGTACGGTCTTCGCGGACGCGAACTTGGGCAGATGAACGCAGAGTTCGTTCCCTTCTCTGCGACCACACGGATGAGCGGCATTGAGGTGGACGGCCGCAGCATCCGCAAGGGTGCCGTGGATGCGATTGCACGCTATCTCCAGGAGCATGGCAGCGCCATGCACGACGAGGTCCGCAGTGCCGTCGAGCAGGTCGCCAACAGCGGCGGCACGCCACTGGTCGTCGCTGAAAATGGCCGGGTACTTGGCGTCATCCATTTGAAAGATGTCGTAAAGGGCGGCATGAAGGAGCGCTTCGAGCAGTTGCGTGCCATGGGCATCCGCACCGTCATGATTACGGGTGATAACCCGCTGACCGCCGCAGCCATCGCGCGCGAGGCCGGCGTGGATGATTTCCTTGCCGAGGCAAAGCCCAAAGACAAGATGGATCTGATCAAGCGTGAGCAGTCGGAAGGAAAGCTCGTCGCGATGACAGGCGACGGGACGAATGACGCACCCGCACTTGCGCAGGCAGATGTAGGAGTTGCCATGAATTCCGGCACGCAGGCTGCAAAGGAAGCCGGCAACATGGTCGATCTGGACAGCAATCCGACGAAGCTGATCGAGATCGTCGCCATCGGCAAGCAGTTGCTGATGACGCGTGGTGCCTTGACGACCTTCTCCATCGCGAACGATGTGGCGAAGTACTTCGCCATCATCCCAGCCATGTTCGCGGGTGTATTCCCTGTTCTGAACGCCTTGAACATCATGCATCTGCACAACTCGGAGTCCGCCGTGCTGTCCGCCATCATCTTCAACGCTCTGATCATCGTAGGGCTCATTCCGCTGGCACTGCGGGGAGTTTCGTACCGCCCTCTGTCTGCCGCAGCTCTGCTACAACGCAACCTGCTGGTCTACGGTGTCGGCGGCATTGTGGTGCCCTTCATCGGCATCAAGCTCATCGACATGCTCGTCACCGCAATGCACCTTGCCTAG
- the kdpC gene encoding potassium-transporting ATPase subunit KdpC, with product MKKHIITACLYTVITAVLLGIAYPLAITGLSHLLFRDKADGQLIQRNGEAIGSRLIGQPFTGARYFHSRPSAAGAGYDAANSGGSNLGPSNKSLIDRVGVSTRAESNGAPVPIDLVTASASGLDPDLSPAAALYQVPRVARERHLPEVEVTQIVRKSIIPRQFGLLGEPRVNVLQLNLALDQGR from the coding sequence ATGAAGAAACACATCATTACCGCCTGCCTGTACACCGTCATCACCGCAGTCCTGCTCGGAATTGCCTACCCGCTTGCCATTACCGGTCTGTCGCACCTGCTCTTTCGTGATAAGGCGGATGGTCAACTGATCCAGCGAAACGGCGAAGCTATTGGCTCCCGTCTGATCGGTCAGCCTTTCACTGGCGCCCGCTATTTTCATAGCAGGCCTTCGGCCGCCGGCGCAGGGTATGACGCAGCAAACTCCGGTGGGTCGAACCTTGGACCATCTAACAAGAGCTTGATCGATCGTGTCGGCGTCAGCACAAGGGCAGAATCAAACGGCGCTCCTGTCCCGATCGACCTCGTCACCGCATCCGCATCCGGTCTTGATCCTGACCTGTCTCCTGCCGCCGCGCTCTACCAGGTGCCACGCGTGGCAAGAGAGAGACACCTACCCGAAGTCGAGGTGACGCAGATAGTCAGGAAAAGCATTATTCCGCGCCAGTTCGGTCTGCTCGGTGAGCCGCGCGTTAATGTGTTGCAATTGAATCTTGCATTGGACCAGGGCCGCTGA
- a CDS encoding APC family permease gives MRLFDLLLGKPLATSDAHNEHIGVAAGIPIFGLDGLTSAAYGPEQAMAILIPLGLLGVQQHLLPIFGAILVLLAILYFSYRQTIEAYPNGGGSFTVASENLGDGAGLLAAAALMIDYILTAAVGVSAGVTALVSAVPRLHPHQLTLCLLILIVIVVINLRGVKESGFVFMLPTFLFVGTLLATVGVGIWHAYAAHGHPIPVSAPPPPISATMQYVTIWLLLKAFASGCAAMTGVEAVSNGVTAFKEPKSRKANQALTVIIGLLFIMLAGLAYVARAYGVTAMDSNDAAYQSVLSIEVAAVFGRGWFYFLTMGSVLAALSFSANTAFADFPRMARAIALKDYMPRVFLLRGRRLLFSHGIYALTGFTALLLIIFNGVTDRLIPLYAIGAFLAFTLSQAGMVRHWMKHPEAKHRSIKMFLNGLGAVATGVTLIVVLVAKFTSGAWITALLVPAIIWLMHGIKRHYTRINHETADPEPLRFTDLEQPLVVIPVARWDKITEKAVRFGLVMSQEVKIVTVETDTDSGFDETWEHMVMAPIRAHDGPVPQMVQVKSTYRTVITPLMDYILSLEKEYPTRKIAVLIPELVVKHWWENLLHNQRTQMLKLLLLVRGNRRIVVVNIPWYL, from the coding sequence ATGAGATTGTTCGACCTGCTTCTTGGAAAGCCCCTCGCAACAAGCGATGCGCACAATGAACACATTGGTGTAGCCGCGGGCATTCCGATCTTCGGTCTGGATGGACTTACCAGCGCCGCTTACGGGCCTGAGCAAGCCATGGCCATACTCATCCCGCTTGGACTGCTCGGCGTGCAGCAGCATCTGCTGCCCATCTTCGGCGCGATCCTTGTGCTGCTGGCCATCCTGTACTTCAGCTACCGGCAAACCATCGAAGCGTACCCGAACGGCGGTGGATCCTTCACCGTGGCGAGTGAAAATCTTGGGGACGGTGCGGGTCTGCTCGCTGCTGCCGCCTTGATGATCGACTACATCCTCACCGCAGCGGTTGGCGTGTCCGCAGGCGTGACGGCCCTTGTCAGCGCGGTCCCTCGTCTGCATCCGCACCAGCTCACCCTGTGCCTGCTGATCCTGATTGTTATTGTGGTCATCAATCTCCGCGGCGTGAAAGAATCCGGCTTCGTATTTATGCTGCCGACGTTCTTATTCGTTGGAACACTCCTTGCAACGGTTGGCGTGGGGATTTGGCATGCCTATGCCGCACATGGTCATCCGATTCCCGTCTCTGCGCCGCCGCCACCCATCTCAGCAACCATGCAGTACGTCACGATCTGGCTGTTGCTAAAGGCATTTGCAAGCGGCTGCGCTGCTATGACCGGCGTGGAGGCCGTCTCCAACGGAGTCACCGCCTTCAAAGAACCGAAGTCCAGGAAGGCGAACCAGGCGCTCACCGTCATCATCGGTTTGCTCTTCATCATGCTTGCCGGACTGGCTTACGTGGCCCGCGCGTACGGTGTTACCGCCATGGACTCCAATGATGCTGCATATCAGAGCGTGCTCTCAATTGAAGTTGCGGCGGTCTTCGGGCGTGGATGGTTCTATTTCCTTACGATGGGCAGCGTTCTCGCCGCGTTGAGCTTCAGCGCAAACACTGCCTTCGCGGACTTCCCGCGCATGGCTCGTGCAATCGCTCTGAAGGACTACATGCCGCGGGTCTTCCTGCTGCGTGGACGGCGCCTCCTCTTCTCGCACGGCATCTATGCGCTCACTGGCTTCACGGCGCTGCTGCTCATCATCTTCAACGGCGTCACGGATCGGCTGATCCCGTTATATGCGATCGGAGCATTCCTTGCCTTCACTTTGAGCCAGGCAGGTATGGTCCGCCATTGGATGAAGCATCCCGAAGCGAAGCATAGGAGCATCAAAATGTTCCTGAATGGTCTCGGCGCGGTGGCTACGGGCGTTACTCTTATCGTCGTCCTGGTGGCGAAGTTCACCTCCGGCGCTTGGATCACAGCTCTGCTGGTCCCCGCCATTATCTGGCTGATGCACGGCATCAAGCGTCACTACACCCGTATCAATCACGAGACGGCAGATCCCGAGCCCCTTCGCTTTACAGACCTTGAGCAGCCCTTGGTTGTGATCCCCGTTGCACGCTGGGACAAGATCACCGAAAAGGCTGTCCGCTTCGGTCTGGTCATGAGTCAGGAAGTAAAGATCGTCACTGTAGAAACCGATACGGACAGTGGATTCGATGAGACCTGGGAGCACATGGTCATGGCGCCCATCCGCGCGCATGATGGCCCAGTGCCGCAGATGGTCCAAGTGAAGAGCACTTACAGGACGGTAATCACGCCCTTGATGGACTACATCCTGAGCCTGGAAAAGGAGTACCCAACCCGGAAGATCGCCGTGCTCATACCTGAGCTTGTCGTGAAGCACTGGTGGGAGAATCTACTACATAATCAGCGGACACAGATGTTGAAGCTGCTTCTCCTGGTCCGTGGCAATCGCAGGATTGTTGTTGTAAACATCCCTTGGTACCTGTAG
- a CDS encoding SOS response-associated peptidase family protein gives MSPRFEMHEDWAHLTAWAGVVSSLATVTSIKSMASFKSSSARSRFHPVIRISPRTGHREIVWMREGLIPSYACDDRGAEHRSEAHAEAMTCDSCFRSAFLRRRCLIPASVLNEQRHLGTDIEQQCSFALESGELFAIAGVWETWTNDQGHAIQSFAVVTTLVTPVLRTLFDRMPVILTDSTDQERWLRASKEHEQPPVDLMHPLTSAQLRHWKMVPGPVDMQLDMSPHATNIHSSSPRTSSPSEP, from the coding sequence ATGTCCCCAAGGTTTGAAATGCACGAGGACTGGGCTCACCTGACGGCGTGGGCTGGCGTTGTGTCCTCTTTGGCGACGGTCACTTCGATCAAATCGATGGCTTCATTCAAGAGCTCCAGCGCGCGGAGCAGGTTTCACCCCGTCATCAGGATTTCACCCAGGACAGGACATCGCGAGATCGTATGGATGCGCGAAGGTTTGATCCCTTCGTATGCGTGCGATGACCGTGGAGCAGAACACCGATCGGAGGCACATGCTGAGGCGATGACCTGCGACTCGTGCTTTCGGAGCGCTTTCCTGCGGCGGCGTTGCCTTATCCCGGCCAGCGTACTGAATGAGCAACGTCATCTAGGCACAGACATCGAGCAGCAATGCTCGTTCGCACTGGAGTCCGGTGAACTGTTCGCAATTGCCGGCGTTTGGGAGACGTGGACAAATGATCAAGGCCACGCGATTCAGAGCTTCGCCGTTGTAACGACGCTGGTTACACCGGTATTGCGCACTCTCTTCGATCGGATGCCAGTGATCCTTACCGATTCCACCGATCAGGAGCGCTGGCTTCGTGCGTCGAAGGAGCACGAACAGCCACCCGTGGATCTGATGCATCCACTCACGTCTGCGCAGTTGCGTCACTGGAAGATGGTGCCCGGGCCTGTCGACATGCAACTCGACATGAGCCCTCACGCCACAAACATACATTCGTCTTCCCCTAGAACGTCGAGCCCGTCCGAACCCTGA
- a CDS encoding outer membrane beta-barrel protein, with protein MRSTKLTKLALYATVATTAIFLQYPANMTAQTAASPISSSLVAFSTTSGSPIDPENEQKQGSPVVGEVPRNGDNFFRRLVHFYGQDWTGTLPSAPPAPRRALDGPLDSSPFPSSDWGYGGSPLIGVPDSNVYPLMTALQLQNSRTKIYGWVAPSFNASTSSTNNFPVSYDVFPNSIVLNQAVIYVERLPDTVQKKHFDFGYHFTALYGNDYRFTTAKDYFSQQLLQKNRRYGFDPVLEYADLYFPVKEGLNIRIGRFLSVPGIEAQLAPNNYNMTHSLLYTIDPFTDTGIFGTLKLSKQWLVQLGVSAGHDVAPWSDDRKASGIACLNYSTATNHDNFYACANGINDGKYAYNNLQDYDLTWYHRFNAKWHMATEAWYMYEREVPNVAGNVSNPVATETGANGAMCAVGQLRCTAPEYAIVNYINREITPKLSVGFRSDLLNDKKGQRTGIAGKYTENTLYATKYIGSTVILRPEVRFDHSWDRPGYNAGAARNQFFVGADLIYKF; from the coding sequence ATGAGAAGCACAAAGCTTACAAAGCTGGCGCTCTACGCGACAGTTGCAACGACAGCAATCTTTCTGCAATACCCCGCAAACATGACGGCGCAGACAGCCGCCAGTCCTATCAGCAGTTCTCTCGTTGCTTTCAGCACAACATCTGGATCCCCCATTGACCCTGAAAACGAGCAGAAGCAGGGCAGTCCTGTGGTGGGTGAGGTTCCTCGGAACGGTGACAATTTCTTCCGCCGACTTGTCCACTTCTATGGTCAGGACTGGACCGGTACGTTGCCCTCCGCTCCCCCAGCCCCGCGCCGTGCTCTGGATGGGCCGCTGGACTCATCGCCCTTTCCCAGCTCTGACTGGGGCTATGGCGGCTCCCCACTGATCGGTGTGCCTGACTCGAATGTCTACCCGTTGATGACGGCGCTACAACTTCAGAACTCTCGCACGAAAATCTATGGGTGGGTCGCACCGAGCTTCAACGCAAGCACGTCCAGCACGAACAACTTCCCGGTCTCTTATGACGTCTTCCCCAACAGCATTGTGCTGAACCAGGCTGTGATTTATGTCGAGCGTCTACCAGACACGGTGCAGAAAAAGCACTTCGACTTCGGCTATCACTTTACCGCCCTTTATGGCAACGATTATCGCTTCACTACCGCGAAGGATTACTTCAGCCAGCAACTGTTGCAGAAGAATCGTCGCTATGGTTTTGATCCCGTCCTTGAATACGCCGACCTGTACTTCCCTGTAAAGGAAGGTCTCAACATCCGCATTGGACGCTTCCTCTCGGTACCGGGAATTGAAGCGCAATTGGCGCCGAACAACTACAACATGACGCACTCATTGCTCTACACCATCGATCCCTTTACCGATACCGGGATCTTCGGAACGCTGAAGCTCAGCAAGCAGTGGCTGGTGCAGCTTGGTGTCTCAGCCGGGCATGACGTTGCGCCGTGGTCGGATGATCGAAAGGCGTCGGGTATTGCCTGCCTGAACTACTCGACCGCGACCAACCACGACAACTTCTACGCTTGTGCAAATGGCATCAATGATGGGAAGTACGCCTACAACAATCTTCAGGACTACGATTTGACCTGGTATCACCGCTTCAACGCCAAGTGGCACATGGCGACGGAAGCCTGGTACATGTACGAGCGCGAGGTCCCGAATGTCGCAGGCAATGTGTCCAATCCCGTAGCCACAGAAACAGGCGCGAATGGCGCCATGTGCGCAGTTGGCCAACTGCGTTGCACTGCGCCTGAGTACGCGATTGTGAATTACATCAATCGTGAGATCACTCCAAAATTGTCCGTAGGCTTTCGGTCCGACCTTTTGAATGACAAGAAAGGCCAACGCACAGGCATCGCGGGCAAGTACACAGAGAACACCCTGTACGCGACGAAGTACATCGGCAGCACCGTAATCCTGCGTCCGGAGGTCCGCTTCGACCACTCGTGGGACAGGCCCGGTTACAACGCCGGGGCGGCGCGCAACCAGTTCTTTGTGGGCGCGGACCTGATTTATAAGTTCTAA
- a CDS encoding carboxypeptidase-like regulatory domain-containing protein codes for MTNKGDLGTQGLEVKKDQLPTAVSRIRYRVRAKCDKVGRPQPHANSIKTATGALLLALACSGAGFSQSTFGTVRGTVQDSTGSVVPGALVTIHSMAENTDRTITTNDAGDFSIENLKPGEYRVVVHHDGFADALVSAVTLAARQELRVPVSLKVTSDNTTVDVQADSIAINTENGTISDEKSNVQLTQLPLNNRATSTSPLGALGLSSNVQTDSQGNIAVGGASSSMVNFSVDGISTANVRSNGALQDAYPSQEGIASMKVTAFNNSAEFSQVGDVTFITKSGANSVHGSVFEYLQNDALDASPYGFSGKAPKRFNTYGASLGGPIVIPHLYNGHNRTFFFVSYEANRRTTSVAQQFLVPTPAERGGDLTALQGPVIASNRISATAKALLDYYPLPNVAGQSNYNYEHFQATPSRTDGADLRIDQTINAKQSLYAHFSRKNITQNQANALLPNDVGSIHNRSFLVSHTTTITPRLLNEFRFGFTDVNTAVNFGIKGADALTQLDLQGVDISQHPDTNAFPTFNFNSGTGFTAIGRDKTGVTKSRTMQFSDNVTYSMGKHTLKAGVDVRRVQYQDVELFLPSDDFGQFTFQSTFTGNAFGDFLIGAPTNIFFAVSSPDVAGKAWQTSLFAQDEFQITPKLTASYGIRWSVLPAFRLDGGNAANFDPRTNSVVVPDQLAGYLSRNHLQSSNLAFQQSFNACNLGNTLLPCSNYITASQAHLPQSLRNTFFGNVQPRMSFAYRPFGDTKTVVRAGFGIFTMTNLGPLSFNNSGNPTSNLHTYTNSLVTDASGTHPAIQFPETSPSSVAVQYGGGSLDQGVDPNYRDPQSNQWNVTIERQLSHSDILRTSYVGMHTYRLSITGDLNQLPASTTPYQTTAASPYVDPRSPYRNWFELFSTFNAGKAKYTAFEVQETHTTSKGLYIDASYTLAKNLADNQGDTPSAFAGEVNYGIPIADRFHVGSAYGNVSGTRRHRALISGAYQLPVGPGHAYLTSGWLSHLVGGWELNTVSLLESGSFLTPSISAGGCQLATNPDGSCPALANGLPATNDQSNTNVVNRGATLRPDVISRDLYRGQSRGQFFNLAAFAPTPIGAGRFGNAAVGMLQGPGTIAVSLGTAKTTQLREGIRVRFECSFTNVLNHTNFAPPATQVDNPSTFGVLSAPQAAENAGNRTGQAALRIDF; via the coding sequence ATGACGAACAAGGGAGATTTGGGCACACAAGGTCTGGAAGTTAAGAAAGATCAGTTGCCAACAGCCGTCTCACGTATTCGCTATCGCGTGCGTGCGAAGTGCGACAAGGTGGGAAGGCCGCAGCCGCACGCGAATTCCATCAAAACGGCTACTGGCGCACTCTTGCTGGCGCTCGCATGCTCGGGCGCTGGGTTCAGTCAGTCCACCTTTGGAACGGTGCGGGGAACCGTGCAGGATAGTACGGGCTCCGTCGTTCCGGGCGCGCTGGTAACAATTCACTCGATGGCCGAGAATACCGACCGAACCATCACCACGAACGATGCCGGCGACTTCAGCATCGAGAATCTCAAACCCGGCGAGTACCGGGTTGTTGTGCATCATGATGGATTCGCGGATGCACTTGTCTCCGCCGTAACGCTTGCGGCTCGCCAGGAACTTCGCGTGCCGGTGTCCTTGAAGGTCACGTCTGACAATACGACGGTCGATGTGCAAGCGGACAGCATAGCCATCAACACGGAGAATGGAACGATCAGCGATGAGAAGAGCAATGTACAGCTGACGCAACTGCCGCTGAACAACCGCGCAACGTCGACCAGCCCGTTGGGTGCGCTCGGACTATCTTCGAATGTTCAGACCGACAGCCAGGGGAACATCGCTGTGGGGGGCGCAAGTTCGTCTATGGTGAACTTCTCCGTGGACGGTATCTCCACTGCCAACGTACGGTCGAACGGGGCCCTGCAGGATGCTTACCCGTCTCAGGAGGGCATCGCGTCTATGAAGGTAACGGCCTTCAATAACAGCGCGGAGTTTTCACAGGTGGGCGACGTGACCTTCATCACGAAGAGTGGCGCAAACAGCGTGCATGGCAGTGTCTTCGAATACCTGCAGAACGACGCGCTGGACGCCTCTCCTTACGGCTTCAGTGGAAAGGCACCGAAGCGCTTCAATACCTACGGCGCTTCACTTGGAGGACCGATCGTCATTCCGCACCTCTACAACGGCCACAACCGCACATTTTTCTTTGTAAGCTATGAGGCCAACCGCCGCACCACGTCTGTCGCACAGCAGTTTCTGGTGCCGACCCCTGCGGAGCGCGGTGGCGACCTGACTGCTTTGCAGGGACCGGTCATCGCATCGAATCGCATCAGCGCAACGGCCAAGGCTCTGTTGGACTACTACCCTCTGCCGAACGTCGCGGGGCAATCGAACTATAACTACGAGCATTTTCAGGCAACGCCCTCTCGGACAGACGGTGCCGATCTTCGCATCGACCAAACGATCAATGCGAAGCAGTCACTGTACGCGCACTTCAGCCGAAAGAACATCACGCAGAATCAGGCGAATGCCTTGCTGCCCAACGACGTGGGTAGCATCCACAACCGTAGCTTCCTCGTCTCACACACGACTACGATCACGCCGCGCCTGCTCAATGAGTTCCGATTTGGCTTCACGGATGTGAATACAGCTGTAAATTTCGGTATCAAGGGCGCAGATGCTCTAACGCAACTGGACCTGCAAGGCGTGGACATCAGCCAGCATCCGGACACAAACGCCTTTCCCACCTTTAATTTCAACAGTGGTACCGGCTTCACGGCGATTGGACGTGACAAGACCGGCGTCACAAAATCTCGTACGATGCAGTTTTCAGATAATGTCACCTATTCGATGGGTAAGCACACCCTGAAAGCAGGCGTGGATGTGCGTCGTGTGCAGTATCAGGACGTTGAGCTGTTCCTGCCGTCAGATGATTTCGGTCAGTTCACCTTCCAGTCGACCTTCACTGGAAATGCTTTCGGAGACTTCCTCATTGGCGCGCCGACGAATATCTTCTTTGCCGTCTCCAGCCCTGACGTCGCAGGCAAGGCATGGCAAACGAGCTTGTTCGCACAGGATGAGTTCCAGATCACGCCGAAGCTCACAGCAAGCTACGGAATTCGCTGGTCTGTCCTGCCTGCCTTCCGTCTCGACGGCGGTAATGCTGCCAATTTCGATCCGCGGACAAATTCTGTGGTTGTTCCAGATCAGTTGGCAGGCTATCTCTCAAGGAACCATCTGCAGTCGTCGAACCTGGCATTCCAGCAATCCTTCAACGCTTGCAACCTGGGGAACACCTTACTCCCGTGCAGTAACTACATCACGGCAAGTCAGGCGCATCTACCGCAGAGCCTTCGTAACACCTTCTTCGGGAACGTGCAGCCCAGGATGTCATTTGCGTATCGGCCCTTCGGCGATACGAAGACGGTCGTGCGCGCGGGATTCGGTATCTTTACGATGACGAACCTTGGACCTCTGTCCTTCAATAACAGTGGCAATCCGACGTCGAATCTACACACGTACACCAATTCGCTGGTGACCGATGCGAGTGGGACACACCCGGCGATACAGTTTCCCGAGACCTCGCCGTCTTCCGTGGCAGTTCAGTATGGCGGCGGCAGCCTGGATCAAGGCGTCGATCCAAACTACCGCGATCCTCAGTCAAATCAGTGGAACGTAACAATTGAGCGTCAGCTCTCTCATTCAGACATACTCCGTACCAGCTACGTCGGCATGCATACGTACCGGCTAAGTATCACCGGCGACCTCAACCAACTGCCGGCCAGCACGACGCCGTATCAGACAACTGCGGCAAGCCCGTATGTGGATCCTCGGTCTCCTTATAGGAATTGGTTCGAACTCTTCAGCACGTTCAACGCGGGCAAGGCAAAATACACCGCGTTCGAAGTGCAGGAGACTCACACCACATCAAAGGGCCTGTACATCGATGCAAGCTATACGCTCGCGAAAAATCTTGCGGACAATCAAGGGGATACCCCGTCGGCATTTGCTGGTGAGGTGAATTATGGCATCCCGATCGCCGATCGCTTCCATGTGGGCAGCGCCTATGGGAATGTCTCGGGAACTCGACGTCACCGGGCATTGATATCTGGCGCTTATCAGCTTCCTGTTGGCCCGGGGCATGCCTACCTGACCTCCGGATGGCTAAGCCACCTGGTTGGCGGGTGGGAACTGAATACCGTGTCGCTGCTGGAGTCGGGGTCATTTCTGACGCCAAGCATCAGCGCCGGCGGTTGCCAGCTTGCTACAAACCCGGATGGTAGTTGCCCGGCCCTGGCGAACGGCTTACCTGCAACGAATGATCAATCCAACACCAATGTCGTCAATCGCGGCGCGACGCTACGGCCGGATGTGATCTCTCGCGATCTGTACCGCGGGCAGTCGCGAGGACAGTTCTTCAACCTGGCTGCTTTCGCTCCAACACCGATCGGTGCGGGACGTTTCGGCAATGCAGCCGTTGGCATGTTGCAGGGACCAGGAACGATTGCGGTCAGCCTTGGCACAGCAAAGACGACACAGTTGCGGGAAGGCATCCGCGTGCGTTTCGAATGTAGCTTCACAAACGTGCTGAACCACACGAACTTCGCGCCACCCGCGACGCAGGTCGATAACCCTTCCACGTTCGGTGTGCTGAGCGCACCGCAGGCGGCGGAGAATGCTGGCAATCGAACAGGCCAAGCCGCGTTACGGATCGACTTCTAG